A portion of the Daphnia magna isolate NIES linkage group LG4, ASM2063170v1.1, whole genome shotgun sequence genome contains these proteins:
- the LOC116921651 gene encoding heterogeneous nuclear ribonucleoprotein Q isoform X1 — MADGGEEAAARVSSPQHLEEYHRLIELGLDRRVAEKLEEIYKTGKLVHSELDDRALDALKEFPADGAQSVLLQFLDSNLEHVSNKSAFLCGIMKTYRQKVRALGSATASAGLGTASGAADTSFDLKPLGKGPDEEKIKAILDRTGYKLDVTTGQRKYGGPPPNWTDPPPPNGCEVFCGKIPRDIYEDELIPLFEKCGTIWDLRLMMDPLTNLNRGYAFVTFTTTEAAQEAVNQLNDLEMKGGRHLKINVSVPNLRLFVGNIPKSKGNAEIMEEFSKVTAGLAEVIIYSSPDDRRKNRGFCFLEYDSHKSASLAKRRLSTGRVKIFGCDIIVDWADPQEEPDNDTMSRVKVLYVRNLTQDFTEDKLKETFEAHGAIQRVKKIKDYAFVHFEERDDAVQAMDALNGRTLYGANLEVSLAKPPSDRKKKEEILKARERRLLQQQFVQRGGSGLVPVVSPALRGARPAIRTAGTVPSQAAASGAFAYGRDFDFDYGYGAYRGAYPDSYFNGYYPYTGGDYYYDYPARGGRARPAPGAPRGGRGRSGGGGHRGAGSGDQRTSSPAGGTSSRWRASGGSEGATAIYSRGGGGSRGGWRGARGGASSGRPHPRSGQPKNSGREESAGGGDGSRPLDESREFGTGARSSSGARIGGGDSVAMGTWRADAQQGGASGAEDSVWHQDSYGTQWS; from the exons ATGGCAGATGGAGGGGAAGAGGCTGCTGCACGAGTCAGCAGTCCACAACACCTTGAAGAATATCACCGTTTGATAGAACTGGGACTGGACAGAAGGGTTGCTGAAAAATTGGAAGAAATTTACAAAACAG GTAAATTAGTCCACAGCGAGTTGGATGACCGAGCCTTAGATGCATTGAAAGAGTTCCCTGCGGATGGTGCCCAATCAGTGTTGTTACAGTTTCTAGACTCAAACCTAGAGCATGTTTCAAACAAGTCTGCCTTTCTTTGTGGTATAATGAAAACCTACAG GCAAAAAGTCAGAGCCCTAGGCTCAGCTACTGCCAGCGCTGGACTTGGCACAGCCAGTGGTGCTGCCGATACATCATTTGACTTGAAGCCTCTAGGAAAGGGaccagatgaagaaaaaatcaaagcaATCTTGGACAGGACTGGCTATAAGCTAGATGTCACAACAGGCCAGAGGAAATACGGAGGTCCACCGCCAAATTGGACAGATCCCCCTCCACCCAATGGTTGTGAG GTTTTTTGCGGCAAAATTCCTCGCGACATTTATGAAGATGAGTTGATTCCTTTATTCGAAAAGTGCGGCACCATATGGGACCTTCGACTCATGATGGATCCATTAACAAACCTAAACCGAGGATATGCCTTCGTCACCTTCACCACTACGGAAGCAGCTCAAGAAGCCGTCAATCAG CTGAATGATTTGGAAATGAAAGGCGGCAGACACCTGAAAATTAACGTTAGCGTCCCAAACCTGCGCCTATTTGTGGGCAACATTCCCAAGTCCAAAGGCAATGCCGAGATCATGGAAGAATTCAGTAAAGTTACAG CTGGCCTAGCGGAGGTAATTATTTACAGTTCACCGGACGATCGGCGGAAGAATCGAGGTTTTTGTTTCCTCGAGTACGACTCGCACAAGTCGGCTTCTTTAGCTAAACGACGCCTGAGCACCGGCCGTGTCAAAATCTTTGGATGCGACATCATCGTCGACTGGGCCGATCCGCAAGAAGAGCCAGACAACGACACCATGTCCAGG GTCAAGGTCTTGTATGTGCGCAATTTGACGCAGGATTTTACCGAGGACAAATTGAAGGAAACATTCGAAGCGCACGGTGCGATCCAGCGTGTCAAGAAGATCAAGGACTACGCCTTTGTACATTTCGAGGAGCGCGACGACGCCGTGCAGGCCATGGATGCGCTCAACGGGCGCACGTTGTACGGCGCCAACTTGGAGGTGTCGCTGGCCAAGCCGCCGTCGGAtcgcaaaaagaaagaggagatACTGAAAGCTCGCGAGCGCAGGCTGCTCCAGCAACAGTTTGTCCAGCGCGGCGGCAGTGGTCTCGTTCCAGTCGTATCGCCTGCCTTACGAGGCGCGCGCCCTGCCATCCGAACCGCAGGCACCGTCCCCTCACAAGCTGCTGCTTCAGGAGCCTTCGCTTACGGCCGAG attttgattttgactACGGATACGGTGCCTATCGAGGTGCTTATCCCGATTCTTATTTCAATGGATATTATCCTTATACCGGTGGTGACTACTATTACGACTATCCAGCCCGCGGCGGTAGGGCCAGACCAGCTCCAGGG GCGCCCCGTGGTGGTCGTGGTAGAAGTGGAGGCGGTGGCCATCGAGGTGCTGGAAGTGGTGATCAACGAACGTCAAGCCCCGCTGGCGGGACAAGTTCGAGATGGAGAGCATCTGGCGGATCTGAAGGAGCGACGGCCATTTACTCAAGGGGAGGCGGAGGGAGTCGTGGCGGATGGAGAGGGGCTCGCGGAGGAGCGTCTTCCGGCCGACCTCATCCCAGGTCGGGCCAACCCAAGAATTCTGGCCGGGAAGAAAGTGCCGGTGGAGGTGATGGATCGCGTCCGCTAGATGAATcaa GAGAATTTGGAACAGGAGCGAGGAGCAGCAGTGGAGCACGAATAGGAGGAGGTGATTCAGTTGCCATGGGAACGTGGCGTGCGGATGCTCAACAGGGAGGGGCGAGCGGCGCAGAAGATTCCGTTTGGCACCAAGATTCGTACGGGACACAATGGAgctaa
- the LOC123471237 gene encoding LOW QUALITY PROTEIN: thyrostimulin alpha-2 subunit-like (The sequence of the model RefSeq protein was modified relative to this genomic sequence to represent the inferred CDS: deleted 1 base in 1 codon), translated as MVCACYWLTLAALLTVSNAEMRKPNEINVSIRSNRGELSGCHQVGHTRRVTIPDCVAFMITTNACRGYCESWSVPSSWEALLKNPDKIITSVGQCCNIMASEDVTVRVMCLGGPRDFTFKSAKTCSCFHCKKD; from the exons ATGGTTTGCGCTTGTTATTGGCTTACCTTGGCTGCCCTGCTCACCGTCTCCAATGCCGAAATGAGAAAACCGAACGAGATCAACGTGTCCATCCGTTCAAATCGCGGAGAATTATCCGGCTGTCACCAAGTCG GTCATACAAGACGCGTCACGATACCCGACTGCGTTGCGTTCATGATCACGACGAATGCGTGCCGCGGTTACTGCGAATCTTGGTCGGTGCCGTCTTCGTGGGAGGCTCTGTTGAAGAATCCCGACAAAATT ATTACATCGGTCGGCCAATGCTGCAACATCATGGCGTCTGAAGAT GTAACAGTGAGAGTTATGTGTCTGGGAGGTCCTCGCGATTTCACCTTCAAATCAGCCAAGACATGTTCCTGCTTCCATTGCAAAAAAGATTGA
- the LOC116921646 gene encoding abscission/NoCut checkpoint regulator: protein MSCHGCARTFGFLTKEYGCEKCGFAYCSKCLVKKMCKSCSAMKPIVAPTPPLVSQEKLEKLVNPIQNPIIPIPPVVLEERLEKLENPNRNPIVVYTEDTRMTNLKRGLSVEDQQLVDRLSKLKHEIREMKQDIPSQSEIEERLAKLKGIDPEVYRKPPAILVKPKTNNVDDATALINQIKEEVAIDRQFDVPSEIPVFQSDEHSTEDDVETLLQNEAKAIDIDARLALEGLKKDKEIQERLKKLRLDKDTKKEKVNDDKSSNEAEDSGDEDKEAAMVIERVLEEERLELEDEGISADDDRATGEDELPWCDLCNEDAQLRCLGCDGDLYCRRCWVETHGDHELKRHRTENYVAPK, encoded by the exons ATGTCCTGTCACGGTTGTGCTCGAACGTTTGGTTTTTTAACAAAAGAG TACGGCTGCGAAAAATGCGGGTTTGCGTATTGTTCCAAGTGCCTTGTCAAGAAAATGTGCAAGAGCTGCTCTGCCATGAAGCCGATTGTTGCACCAACTCCGCCCTTAGTGTCGCAAGA GAAGTTGGAAAAATTGGTGAATCCCATCCAAAATCCAATAATCCCAATTCCCCCTGTTGTGCTAGAAGA GCGGTTGGAAAAGCTAGAGAATCCAAATAGAAATCCTATAGTTGTGTACACTGAAGATACCCGCATGACCAACCTTAAGAGAGGACTGTCTGTAGAAGATCAACAGCTTGTTGATCGTCTCTCTAAACTTAAACATGAAATTCGAGAAATGAAACAGGATATTCCCAGTCAGTCGGAGATTGAAGAGCGTTTGGCAAAATTGAAAGGCATAGATCCTGAAGTATACAGAAAGCCACCAGCCATTTTAGTCAAACCCAAAACAAATAATGTTGATGATGCAACAGCACTGATTAACCAAATCAAAGAAGAAGTAGCCATTGACAGGCAGTTTGATGTTCCATCTGAGATTCCAGTTTTTCAATCAGATGAG CATTCAACTGAAGATGATGTTGAGACTCTGTTGCAAAACGAAGCAAAGGCAATTGATATTGATGCTCGGCTTGCTCTAGAAGGCTtaaagaaagataaagaaatcCAAGAAAG ATTGAAGAAACTCCGGCTTGACAAagatacaaaaaaagaaaaagttaacGACGATAAATCCAGCAACGAAGCCGAGGATTCCGGAGATGAAGATAAAGAAGCGGCTATGGTTATTGAACGAGTCTTGGAGGAAGAGCGGCTGGAATTAGAAGACGAAGGAATATCTGCTGATGATGACAGAGCAACTGGAGAAGATGAGCTACCTTGGTGCGATCTCTGCAACGAAGATGCTCAGTTGAGATGCTTGGGTTGCGATGGAGACTTGTATTGTCGCCGTTGCTGGGTAGAAACTCACGGAGATCACGAGCTGAAGCGACATCGAACCGAAAACTATGTCGCCCCAAAATGA
- the LOC116921647 gene encoding thyrostimulin beta-5 subunit: MATYQFQRILLLAVVITNSFRFNAATFDQPDPREQMDASPICVRRPYTFKVKQEDSHGRSCWDVVTVTSCWGRCSSNEIADWRFPFKRSQHPVCQHDTTQSRVIALRNCDVQVEPGTESYVILDAVTCRCEVCHSDITNCEGLHYDRRTATRRLH, encoded by the exons ATGGCTACGTACCAGTTTCAAAGAATCCTGCTCCTGGCTGTTGTGATAACTAACAGTTTCCGGTTCAACGCAGCCACATTCGATCAACCAGATCCCAGGGAACAAATGGATGCCTCTCCGATCTGCGTCCGGCGTCCGTACACGTTCAAAGTCAAGCAGGAAGATTCCCATGGCCGTTCCTGCTGGGATGTTGTCACCGTCACGTCTTGCTGGGGTCGCTGTTCATCTAACGAG ATAGCAGATTGGCGTTTCCCGTTCAAACGTTCGCAACATCCTGTCTGCCAGCACGACACAACCCAATCGCGTGTGATCGCTTTGAGAAATTGCGATGTGCAAGTTGAGCCGGGCAC AGAATCTTACGTGATCTTGGATGCTGTTACCTGTCGCTGCGAAGTTTGCCATTCTGACATAACCAACTGCGAGGGCCTGCATTACGATCGGCGGACAGCAACCCGTCGTCTCCATTAG
- the LOC116921651 gene encoding heterogeneous nuclear ribonucleoprotein Q isoform X3, translating to MADGGEEAAARVSSPQHLEEYHRLIELGLDRRVAEKLEEIYKTGKLVHSELDDRALDALKEFPADGAQSVLLQFLDSNLEHVSNKSAFLCGIMKTYRQKVRALGSATASAGLGTASGAADTSFDLKPLGKGPDEEKIKAILDRTGYKLDVTTGQRKYGGPPPNWTDPPPPNGCEVFCGKIPRDIYEDELIPLFEKCGTIWDLRLMMDPLTNLNRGYAFVTFTTTEAAQEAVNQLNGCEIRKGRKVGVTISHNNHRLFVGNIPKNRDGHQLYQDFDKFAPGLAEVIIYSSPDDRRKNRGFCFLEYDSHKSASLAKRRLSTGRVKIFGCDIIVDWADPQEEPDNDTMSRVKVLYVRNLTQDFTEDKLKETFEAHGAIQRVKKIKDYAFVHFEERDDAVQAMDALNGRTLYGANLEVSLAKPPSDRKKKEEILKARERRLLQQQFVQRGGSGLVPVVSPALRGARPAIRTAGTVPSQAAASGAFAYGRDFDFDYGYGAYRGAYPDSYFNGYYPYTGGDYYYDYPARGGRARPAPGAPRGGRGRSGGGGHRGAGSGDQRTSSPAGGTSSRWRASGGSEGATAIYSRGGGGSRGGWRGARGGASSGRPHPRSGQPKNSGREESAGGGDGSRPLDESTFFMP from the exons ATGGCAGATGGAGGGGAAGAGGCTGCTGCACGAGTCAGCAGTCCACAACACCTTGAAGAATATCACCGTTTGATAGAACTGGGACTGGACAGAAGGGTTGCTGAAAAATTGGAAGAAATTTACAAAACAG GTAAATTAGTCCACAGCGAGTTGGATGACCGAGCCTTAGATGCATTGAAAGAGTTCCCTGCGGATGGTGCCCAATCAGTGTTGTTACAGTTTCTAGACTCAAACCTAGAGCATGTTTCAAACAAGTCTGCCTTTCTTTGTGGTATAATGAAAACCTACAG GCAAAAAGTCAGAGCCCTAGGCTCAGCTACTGCCAGCGCTGGACTTGGCACAGCCAGTGGTGCTGCCGATACATCATTTGACTTGAAGCCTCTAGGAAAGGGaccagatgaagaaaaaatcaaagcaATCTTGGACAGGACTGGCTATAAGCTAGATGTCACAACAGGCCAGAGGAAATACGGAGGTCCACCGCCAAATTGGACAGATCCCCCTCCACCCAATGGTTGTGAG GTTTTTTGCGGCAAAATTCCTCGCGACATTTATGAAGATGAGTTGATTCCTTTATTCGAAAAGTGCGGCACCATATGGGACCTTCGACTCATGATGGATCCATTAACAAACCTAAACCGAGGATATGCCTTCGTCACCTTCACCACTACGGAAGCAGCTCAAGAAGCCGTCAATCAG CTCAATGGCTGTGAGATCCGCAAAGGCCGGAAGGTGGGCGTGACCATCTCGCACAACAACCACCGGCTCTTCGTGGGCAACATCCCCAAGAACAGGGACGGGCATCAGCTCTACCAGGACTTTGACAAGTTTGCAC CTGGCCTAGCGGAGGTAATTATTTACAGTTCACCGGACGATCGGCGGAAGAATCGAGGTTTTTGTTTCCTCGAGTACGACTCGCACAAGTCGGCTTCTTTAGCTAAACGACGCCTGAGCACCGGCCGTGTCAAAATCTTTGGATGCGACATCATCGTCGACTGGGCCGATCCGCAAGAAGAGCCAGACAACGACACCATGTCCAGG GTCAAGGTCTTGTATGTGCGCAATTTGACGCAGGATTTTACCGAGGACAAATTGAAGGAAACATTCGAAGCGCACGGTGCGATCCAGCGTGTCAAGAAGATCAAGGACTACGCCTTTGTACATTTCGAGGAGCGCGACGACGCCGTGCAGGCCATGGATGCGCTCAACGGGCGCACGTTGTACGGCGCCAACTTGGAGGTGTCGCTGGCCAAGCCGCCGTCGGAtcgcaaaaagaaagaggagatACTGAAAGCTCGCGAGCGCAGGCTGCTCCAGCAACAGTTTGTCCAGCGCGGCGGCAGTGGTCTCGTTCCAGTCGTATCGCCTGCCTTACGAGGCGCGCGCCCTGCCATCCGAACCGCAGGCACCGTCCCCTCACAAGCTGCTGCTTCAGGAGCCTTCGCTTACGGCCGAG attttgattttgactACGGATACGGTGCCTATCGAGGTGCTTATCCCGATTCTTATTTCAATGGATATTATCCTTATACCGGTGGTGACTACTATTACGACTATCCAGCCCGCGGCGGTAGGGCCAGACCAGCTCCAGGG GCGCCCCGTGGTGGTCGTGGTAGAAGTGGAGGCGGTGGCCATCGAGGTGCTGGAAGTGGTGATCAACGAACGTCAAGCCCCGCTGGCGGGACAAGTTCGAGATGGAGAGCATCTGGCGGATCTGAAGGAGCGACGGCCATTTACTCAAGGGGAGGCGGAGGGAGTCGTGGCGGATGGAGAGGGGCTCGCGGAGGAGCGTCTTCCGGCCGACCTCATCCCAGGTCGGGCCAACCCAAGAATTCTGGCCGGGAAGAAAGTGCCGGTGGAGGTGATGGATCGCGTCCGCTAGATGAATcaa CGTTCTTTATGCCGTAG
- the LOC116921651 gene encoding heterogeneous nuclear ribonucleoprotein Q isoform X2, whose product MADGGEEAAARVSSPQHLEEYHRLIELGLDRRVAEKLEEIYKTGKLVHSELDDRALDALKEFPADGAQSVLLQFLDSNLEHVSNKSAFLCGIMKTYRQKVRALGSATASAGLGTASGAADTSFDLKPLGKGPDEEKIKAILDRTGYKLDVTTGQRKYGGPPPNWTDPPPPNGCEVFCGKIPRDIYEDELIPLFEKCGTIWDLRLMMDPLTNLNRGYAFVTFTTTEAAQEAVNQLNGCEIRKGRKVGVTISHNNHRLFVGNIPKNRDGHQLYQDFDKFAPGLAEVIIYSSPDDRRKNRGFCFLEYDSHKSASLAKRRLSTGRVKIFGCDIIVDWADPQEEPDNDTMSRVKVLYVRNLTQDFTEDKLKETFEAHGAIQRVKKIKDYAFVHFEERDDAVQAMDALNGRTLYGANLEVSLAKPPSDRKKKEEILKARERRLLQQQFVQRGGSGLVPVVSPALRGARPAIRTAGTVPSQAAASGAFAYGRDFDFDYGYGAYRGAYPDSYFNGYYPYTGGDYYYDYPARGGRARPAPGAPRGGRGRSGGGGHRGAGSGDQRTSSPAGGTSSRWRASGGSEGATAIYSRGGGGSRGGWRGARGGASSGRPHPRSGQPKNSGREESAGGGDGSRPLDESREFGTGARSSSGARIGGGDSVAMGTWRADAQQGGASGAEDSVWHQDSYGTQWS is encoded by the exons ATGGCAGATGGAGGGGAAGAGGCTGCTGCACGAGTCAGCAGTCCACAACACCTTGAAGAATATCACCGTTTGATAGAACTGGGACTGGACAGAAGGGTTGCTGAAAAATTGGAAGAAATTTACAAAACAG GTAAATTAGTCCACAGCGAGTTGGATGACCGAGCCTTAGATGCATTGAAAGAGTTCCCTGCGGATGGTGCCCAATCAGTGTTGTTACAGTTTCTAGACTCAAACCTAGAGCATGTTTCAAACAAGTCTGCCTTTCTTTGTGGTATAATGAAAACCTACAG GCAAAAAGTCAGAGCCCTAGGCTCAGCTACTGCCAGCGCTGGACTTGGCACAGCCAGTGGTGCTGCCGATACATCATTTGACTTGAAGCCTCTAGGAAAGGGaccagatgaagaaaaaatcaaagcaATCTTGGACAGGACTGGCTATAAGCTAGATGTCACAACAGGCCAGAGGAAATACGGAGGTCCACCGCCAAATTGGACAGATCCCCCTCCACCCAATGGTTGTGAG GTTTTTTGCGGCAAAATTCCTCGCGACATTTATGAAGATGAGTTGATTCCTTTATTCGAAAAGTGCGGCACCATATGGGACCTTCGACTCATGATGGATCCATTAACAAACCTAAACCGAGGATATGCCTTCGTCACCTTCACCACTACGGAAGCAGCTCAAGAAGCCGTCAATCAG CTCAATGGCTGTGAGATCCGCAAAGGCCGGAAGGTGGGCGTGACCATCTCGCACAACAACCACCGGCTCTTCGTGGGCAACATCCCCAAGAACAGGGACGGGCATCAGCTCTACCAGGACTTTGACAAGTTTGCAC CTGGCCTAGCGGAGGTAATTATTTACAGTTCACCGGACGATCGGCGGAAGAATCGAGGTTTTTGTTTCCTCGAGTACGACTCGCACAAGTCGGCTTCTTTAGCTAAACGACGCCTGAGCACCGGCCGTGTCAAAATCTTTGGATGCGACATCATCGTCGACTGGGCCGATCCGCAAGAAGAGCCAGACAACGACACCATGTCCAGG GTCAAGGTCTTGTATGTGCGCAATTTGACGCAGGATTTTACCGAGGACAAATTGAAGGAAACATTCGAAGCGCACGGTGCGATCCAGCGTGTCAAGAAGATCAAGGACTACGCCTTTGTACATTTCGAGGAGCGCGACGACGCCGTGCAGGCCATGGATGCGCTCAACGGGCGCACGTTGTACGGCGCCAACTTGGAGGTGTCGCTGGCCAAGCCGCCGTCGGAtcgcaaaaagaaagaggagatACTGAAAGCTCGCGAGCGCAGGCTGCTCCAGCAACAGTTTGTCCAGCGCGGCGGCAGTGGTCTCGTTCCAGTCGTATCGCCTGCCTTACGAGGCGCGCGCCCTGCCATCCGAACCGCAGGCACCGTCCCCTCACAAGCTGCTGCTTCAGGAGCCTTCGCTTACGGCCGAG attttgattttgactACGGATACGGTGCCTATCGAGGTGCTTATCCCGATTCTTATTTCAATGGATATTATCCTTATACCGGTGGTGACTACTATTACGACTATCCAGCCCGCGGCGGTAGGGCCAGACCAGCTCCAGGG GCGCCCCGTGGTGGTCGTGGTAGAAGTGGAGGCGGTGGCCATCGAGGTGCTGGAAGTGGTGATCAACGAACGTCAAGCCCCGCTGGCGGGACAAGTTCGAGATGGAGAGCATCTGGCGGATCTGAAGGAGCGACGGCCATTTACTCAAGGGGAGGCGGAGGGAGTCGTGGCGGATGGAGAGGGGCTCGCGGAGGAGCGTCTTCCGGCCGACCTCATCCCAGGTCGGGCCAACCCAAGAATTCTGGCCGGGAAGAAAGTGCCGGTGGAGGTGATGGATCGCGTCCGCTAGATGAATcaa GAGAATTTGGAACAGGAGCGAGGAGCAGCAGTGGAGCACGAATAGGAGGAGGTGATTCAGTTGCCATGGGAACGTGGCGTGCGGATGCTCAACAGGGAGGGGCGAGCGGCGCAGAAGATTCCGTTTGGCACCAAGATTCGTACGGGACACAATGGAgctaa